The following proteins come from a genomic window of Achromobacter deleyi:
- a CDS encoding CCA tRNA nucleotidyltransferase (catalyzes the addition and repair of the 3'-terminal CCA sequence in tRNA; these proteins belong to the CCA-adding enzyme subfamily 2 which does not have phosphohydrolase activity), protein MTGDAATQGLQVYIVGGAVRDALLGLTPGDHDWVVVGATPEDMARRGFIPVGGDFPVFLHPVTKEEYALARTERKSGRGYKGFTFYTGADVTLEEDLRRRDLTVNAIAQKQDGELVDPLGGAADVRAHVFRHVGEAFEEDPVRILRLARFAARFADFSVAPDTLALCRRMVEAGEADALVAERVWKEVSRGLMAAAPSRMLDVLRQSGALQRVMPELQGSEETGGDVDRAAARKLSLPGRYALLCRLSPEREALGRRLRVPTECNDYARLLPEMLAGLEATQAAGADQADAQLALMERVDALRKPERFFDLLETVAVLRPVDIDAWRERAQAVRGVDAGAIARACAGDPARIKQSVRDARLQRLRVA, encoded by the coding sequence ATGACGGGGGATGCGGCAACGCAGGGCCTGCAGGTCTACATCGTGGGCGGAGCGGTGCGCGATGCGCTGCTCGGCCTGACGCCCGGCGACCACGACTGGGTGGTGGTCGGCGCCACGCCCGAGGACATGGCGCGGCGCGGCTTCATTCCGGTGGGCGGTGATTTCCCGGTGTTCCTGCACCCGGTGACCAAAGAGGAATACGCGCTGGCGCGCACCGAGCGCAAATCGGGCCGTGGCTACAAGGGCTTCACCTTCTACACCGGCGCCGACGTCACGCTGGAAGAAGACCTGCGCCGCCGCGACCTGACCGTCAACGCCATCGCGCAGAAGCAGGACGGCGAACTGGTCGACCCGCTTGGCGGCGCCGCCGACGTGCGGGCGCATGTGTTCCGCCACGTGGGCGAGGCCTTCGAGGAAGACCCGGTGCGCATCCTGCGCCTGGCGCGCTTCGCCGCGCGTTTCGCCGACTTCAGCGTCGCGCCCGACACCTTGGCGCTGTGCCGCCGCATGGTCGAGGCCGGCGAGGCCGACGCCCTGGTGGCCGAGCGCGTCTGGAAAGAAGTCTCGCGCGGCCTGATGGCCGCCGCGCCATCGCGCATGCTGGACGTGCTGCGGCAGTCCGGCGCGCTGCAACGCGTCATGCCCGAGCTGCAGGGATCCGAGGAAACGGGTGGCGATGTCGATCGCGCGGCCGCCCGCAAGCTGTCCTTGCCGGGCCGCTACGCGTTGCTGTGCCGCCTGTCGCCCGAACGTGAGGCCCTGGGCCGGCGCCTGCGCGTGCCGACCGAATGCAACGACTACGCGCGTCTCCTGCCCGAGATGTTGGCGGGGTTGGAAGCCACGCAGGCCGCCGGCGCCGACCAGGCCGACGCGCAGCTCGCGCTGATGGAGCGGGTCGATGCGCTGCGCAAGCCCGAACGCTTTTTCGATCTGCTGGAAACGGTGGCGGTGTTGCGGCCGGTGGATATCGACGCCTGGCGCGAACGCGCGCAGGCGGTGCGCGGCGTGGATGCTGGCGCCATTGCCCGGGCCTGCGCGGGCGATCCGGCGCGCATCAAGCAGAGCGTGCGAGATGCGCGCCTGCAGCGGCTGCGCGTCGCCTGA
- a CDS encoding class I SAM-dependent methyltransferase, which produces MQRPAPANLPPLSPADQAHSDAATAHLRAAIAAASGWLPFDHWMAEALYAPGLGYYAAGNVKLAQADARAPAGDFVTAPQLTPLFARTLARQAAQVLRQTDTQTVLEFGAGTGALAEGVLRELDAQGLQDTQYLILEVSADLRARQAERLAPFGDRVRWLDTLPTGFRGCVLANEVLDAMPVSLFRWSEDGAVLERGVALDAAQDFVWEDRPAPPRLAEAVTARMPALPGYVSEINLQAEAWLDSMSGWLEQGAALLIDYGFPRSEYYHPQRAGGTLMCHLRHHAHGDPFTAPGLQDITAHVDFTAMADAAQAAGLQVLGYTSQARFLMNAGLMELLAQLDPTDAQAYAQAVAPVQKLLSEAEMGELFKVLAVGRGITQPLIGFARGDRLGKL; this is translated from the coding sequence ATGCAACGCCCCGCCCCTGCCAACCTGCCCCCGCTCTCCCCCGCCGACCAGGCCCACAGCGACGCTGCCACCGCGCACCTGCGCGCCGCGATCGCCGCCGCTTCCGGCTGGCTGCCGTTCGATCACTGGATGGCCGAGGCGCTGTATGCGCCGGGATTGGGCTACTACGCGGCGGGCAACGTCAAGCTGGCGCAAGCCGATGCGCGCGCGCCCGCCGGGGATTTCGTCACGGCGCCGCAACTGACGCCGCTGTTCGCGCGCACCCTGGCGCGCCAGGCGGCCCAGGTGCTGCGCCAGACCGATACCCAGACGGTGCTGGAGTTCGGCGCCGGCACCGGCGCGCTGGCCGAAGGCGTGCTGCGCGAGCTGGATGCGCAGGGGCTGCAGGATACGCAGTACCTGATTCTCGAAGTCTCGGCCGACCTGCGCGCGCGCCAGGCCGAGCGGCTGGCGCCGTTCGGCGACCGGGTGCGCTGGCTGGACACGCTGCCCACGGGCTTTCGCGGTTGCGTGCTGGCCAACGAGGTGCTGGATGCCATGCCGGTATCGCTGTTCCGCTGGAGCGAGGACGGCGCGGTGCTGGAACGCGGCGTGGCGCTGGACGCCGCGCAGGATTTCGTCTGGGAAGACCGGCCGGCACCGCCGCGCCTGGCCGAAGCGGTAACGGCGCGCATGCCGGCGCTGCCGGGCTATGTGTCCGAAATCAACCTGCAGGCCGAGGCCTGGCTCGATAGCATGAGCGGCTGGCTGGAACAGGGCGCGGCGCTGTTGATCGACTACGGTTTTCCGCGCAGCGAGTACTACCACCCGCAACGCGCCGGCGGCACGCTGATGTGCCATCTGCGCCACCACGCGCACGGCGACCCGTTCACCGCCCCCGGCCTGCAGGACATCACGGCGCACGTCGACTTCACCGCCATGGCGGACGCGGCGCAGGCGGCCGGCCTGCAGGTGCTGGGCTACACCTCGCAGGCGCGCTTCCTGATGAACGCCGGGCTGATGGAATTGCTGGCGCAGCTGGATCCGACCGATGCGCAGGCCTACGCGCAGGCGGTGGCGCCGGTGCAGAAGCTGCTGTCGGAAGCCGAGATGGGCGAACTGTTCAAGGTGCTGGCGGTGGGCCGCGGCATCACGCAACCGCTGATCGGCTTTGCCCGCGGCGACCGTCTCGGCAAGCTGTAG
- a CDS encoding DEAD/DEAH box helicase produces the protein MSFENLGLAPALLSALQEAGFSTPTSVQASAIPQALAGHDLMVSSQTGSGKTAAFMLPALHRIAQMPANKGVGVQVLVLAPTRELALQVTEATATYGRKLADLRTATVVGGMPYGAQLKALSRRVDVLVATPGRLIDHLQAGRVKLNTVHTLVLDEADRMLDMGFIEDIETIISRLPAERQTLLFSATLDGTVAKLAARMMRDPQRIEIAGAKEKHTNITQSLLYADDASHKMQLLDHVLRDASLDQAIVFTSTKRGADDLADRLADQGFAAAALHGDMNQRQRTRTLSQLQRGQLRILVATDVAARGIDVQGISHAVNFDLPMQAEDYVHRIGRTGRAGRNGLAFTLATHSERHKVRRIEHYIGQSITPEVIAGLEPKRTPRPSTGGAPRGGKPFGKRPGGFGGGYQGHREGGSREGRSFGGPRGEFKPREGGYQGAREGGAAGGYQGNRPFGDRPARSFGDRPSFGDRPQREGGYQGNRPFGDRPQREGGFRGGDRDSRPSHSNDRASFGDRPSFGDRPQRDPRPFNERAPREGGFRGGDRDSRPSFSDRPSFGDRPQREGGFRGGDRPEGGFRDRPSFDKRPGGPAKRFSKPAGARRG, from the coding sequence ATGTCTTTCGAAAACCTGGGCCTCGCGCCCGCTCTGTTGTCGGCCCTGCAAGAAGCGGGCTTCAGCACCCCCACCTCCGTGCAAGCTTCGGCCATTCCGCAAGCGCTGGCCGGCCACGACCTGATGGTGTCCTCGCAGACGGGTAGCGGCAAGACCGCCGCCTTCATGCTGCCGGCGCTGCACCGCATCGCCCAGATGCCCGCCAACAAGGGCGTCGGCGTGCAAGTGCTGGTGCTGGCCCCGACCCGCGAACTGGCCCTGCAAGTCACCGAAGCCACCGCCACCTACGGCCGCAAGCTGGCCGACCTGCGCACCGCCACCGTTGTCGGCGGCATGCCCTACGGCGCCCAACTGAAGGCGCTGTCGCGCCGCGTCGACGTCCTGGTCGCCACGCCGGGCCGCCTGATCGACCACCTGCAAGCCGGCCGCGTCAAACTCAACACCGTGCACACGCTGGTGCTGGACGAAGCCGACCGCATGCTGGACATGGGCTTCATCGAAGATATCGAAACCATCATCAGCCGCCTGCCGGCCGAACGCCAGACGCTGCTGTTCTCGGCCACCCTGGACGGCACCGTTGCCAAGCTGGCCGCGCGCATGATGCGCGACCCGCAGCGCATCGAGATCGCCGGCGCCAAGGAAAAGCACACCAACATCACGCAGAGCCTGCTGTACGCGGACGACGCCAGCCACAAGATGCAGCTGCTGGACCACGTCCTGCGCGACGCCTCGCTGGACCAGGCCATCGTCTTCACGTCGACCAAGCGCGGCGCCGATGATCTGGCCGACCGCCTGGCCGACCAGGGCTTTGCCGCCGCCGCCCTGCACGGCGACATGAACCAGCGCCAACGCACTCGCACGCTGTCGCAACTGCAACGCGGCCAGCTGCGCATCCTGGTGGCCACCGACGTGGCCGCCCGCGGCATCGACGTGCAAGGCATCAGCCACGCCGTCAACTTCGACCTGCCGATGCAGGCCGAAGACTACGTGCACCGCATCGGCCGTACCGGCCGCGCCGGCCGCAACGGCCTGGCATTCACGCTGGCCACGCACTCCGAGCGCCACAAGGTGCGCCGCATCGAGCACTACATCGGCCAGTCCATCACGCCCGAAGTGATTGCCGGCCTGGAACCCAAGCGCACCCCGCGTCCCTCGACCGGCGGCGCGCCGCGCGGCGGCAAGCCTTTCGGCAAGCGTCCGGGCGGCTTCGGCGGCGGCTACCAGGGTCACCGTGAAGGCGGTTCGCGTGAAGGCCGTTCGTTCGGCGGCCCGCGTGGCGAATTCAAGCCGCGTGAAGGCGGTTACCAGGGCGCCCGCGAAGGCGGCGCCGCCGGTGGCTACCAAGGCAATCGCCCGTTCGGCGACCGCCCGGCCCGTTCGTTCGGCGATCGTCCGAGCTTCGGCGATCGTCCCCAGCGCGAAGGCGGCTACCAGGGCAATCGTCCCTTCGGCGACCGCCCGCAGCGTGAAGGCGGCTTCCGTGGCGGCGACCGTGATTCGCGTCCGAGCCACAGCAATGACCGCGCCAGCTTCGGCGACCGTCCCAGCTTTGGCGACCGCCCGCAGCGCGATCCGCGTCCGTTCAACGAGCGCGCCCCGCGTGAAGGCGGCTTCCGTGGCGGCGACCGCGATTCGCGTCCGAGCTTCAGCGATCGCCCCAGCTTCGGCGACCGTCCGCAGCGCGAAGGCGGCTTCCGCGGCGGTGACCGCCCGGAAGGCGGCTTCCGTGACCGTCCCAGCTTCGACAAGCGCCCCGGCGGCCCCGCCAAGCGCTTCAGCAAGCCGGCCGGCGCCCGCCGCGGCTAA
- a CDS encoding uracil-DNA glycosylase: protein MPIDNRLIPSALAAQTAQLPAAWQAALRAPRVAAALAAVTAHVEKRLAEGAVVYPAEPFRALHGLAPSDVRVVILGQDPYHGPGQAQGLAFSVPDDCKRPPSLRNIFNEIAQEYPGTPLPAGNDLTAWTEQGVLLLNTALTVEDGQPASHAKRGWETVTDALIARVAEDPSPKVFMLWGAHAQAKQALLPDNSGHLVLMSNHPSPLSARRPPVPFLGCGHFLATNRWLADQGKNPIDWGLDKKTIPMQGEFGL, encoded by the coding sequence ATGCCGATCGACAACCGCCTGATTCCCTCCGCCCTCGCCGCCCAGACGGCGCAATTGCCCGCCGCCTGGCAGGCCGCCCTGCGGGCCCCGCGCGTCGCCGCGGCGCTGGCGGCCGTGACCGCCCATGTGGAAAAGCGCCTGGCCGAAGGCGCAGTGGTGTATCCGGCCGAGCCGTTTCGCGCCCTGCACGGGCTGGCGCCGTCGGATGTGCGGGTGGTGATCCTGGGACAGGATCCGTATCACGGCCCCGGCCAGGCGCAGGGGCTGGCGTTCTCCGTGCCGGACGATTGCAAGCGCCCGCCCAGCCTGCGCAACATCTTCAATGAGATTGCCCAGGAATATCCGGGCACGCCGCTGCCGGCCGGCAACGACCTCACTGCGTGGACCGAACAGGGCGTGCTGCTGCTGAACACCGCGCTGACGGTGGAGGACGGCCAGCCCGCGTCGCACGCCAAGCGCGGCTGGGAAACGGTGACGGACGCACTGATCGCGCGGGTGGCCGAGGACCCGTCGCCCAAGGTGTTCATGCTGTGGGGCGCCCATGCCCAGGCCAAGCAGGCGTTGCTTCCCGACAACAGCGGCCATCTGGTCCTGATGTCGAATCATCCCTCGCCCTTGTCCGCCCGGCGCCCGCCCGTGCCGTTCCTGGGTTGCGGCCACTTCCTGGCGACCAACCGGTGGCTGGCCGACCAAGGGAAAAACCCTATTGATTGGGGGCTGGACAAAAAAACAATTCCCATGCAAGGCGAATTCGGGTTATGA
- a CDS encoding ShlB/FhaC/HecB family hemolysin secretion/activation protein: MHTIVSRSRLRQRLLPCLALCVSSIAFLTFLPPLAAQSLPAEAATRANDIQRRQEQELDAQRARAAERPDVLSAPPAVAGEGPLVFPQESPCFTIGQVTWDGADPPVALRRDSEAALGQCIGGQGLRVLQEHLMARLIDRGLITARVLVPEQSLAAGTLTLRYVPGRISGVKSEGAPGWWRTALPTWPGGDVNQRDLDQALENIRRLAGQADASIDVAPGPELGDSDIIIKPGTGKRWHAYVGGDNAGMESTGKNQVNAGLTLDSPLFLYDQLSVSWNSNADLRNGDAGSRAASINYSIPFGYWTLFAGASKSRYRQTVAGFDEPIVYGGTSKQLEAGVSVVPYRGASYKGTAMLKFLRKRASSTLNDIDIEVQRRDVVGYEFSYGHRHYIDQLVLDIGGGVRGTLPQFSDQPGYVYGDPEWNGRSTILTANAGLYLPFKVAGQQLAYQANWQIQHARTPVVPADYFTIGNRYAVRGFDGQMTLAAEDGWTLRNDLSLNLGNLGQQLYAGLDAGRVGGPAAQYLASRTLVGAVAGLRGRIAVPGVANAINASYDLSAGWPLKKPDNLKTQSTVFAATLMFEF; this comes from the coding sequence GTGCATACCATCGTATCGCGAAGCCGCCTCCGGCAGAGGCTGCTTCCCTGCCTGGCGCTGTGCGTTTCATCCATCGCCTTCCTGACCTTCCTGCCTCCCCTGGCCGCGCAATCCTTGCCCGCGGAGGCCGCCACGCGCGCCAACGACATCCAACGCCGTCAGGAGCAGGAGCTGGACGCCCAGCGCGCTCGCGCCGCCGAGCGGCCGGATGTGCTGTCGGCGCCGCCCGCCGTCGCGGGCGAAGGCCCGCTGGTGTTCCCCCAGGAATCACCGTGCTTCACGATCGGCCAGGTGACCTGGGACGGCGCGGACCCGCCCGTCGCGCTGCGCCGCGACAGCGAGGCGGCGCTGGGCCAATGCATCGGCGGCCAAGGGCTGCGCGTCCTGCAAGAGCACCTGATGGCGCGCCTGATCGACCGTGGCCTGATCACCGCCCGTGTATTGGTGCCGGAGCAATCGCTGGCCGCCGGCACGCTGACCCTGCGTTATGTGCCGGGACGTATCTCTGGCGTCAAGAGCGAGGGCGCGCCCGGCTGGTGGCGCACCGCGCTGCCCACCTGGCCCGGCGGCGACGTCAACCAGCGCGACCTGGATCAGGCGCTGGAGAACATCCGCCGGCTGGCCGGCCAGGCCGACGCCTCCATCGACGTGGCGCCCGGCCCCGAACTGGGCGACTCGGACATCATCATCAAGCCCGGCACTGGCAAGCGCTGGCACGCCTACGTGGGCGGCGACAACGCCGGCATGGAGTCCACCGGCAAGAACCAGGTCAACGCCGGCCTCACGCTCGATTCGCCGCTGTTCCTGTACGACCAGTTGTCGGTCTCCTGGAACAGCAACGCCGACCTGCGCAACGGCGACGCCGGCTCGCGCGCCGCCTCCATCAACTACAGCATCCCGTTCGGCTACTGGACCCTGTTCGCCGGCGCCAGCAAGTCGCGCTACCGCCAGACCGTGGCCGGCTTCGATGAGCCCATCGTCTATGGCGGCACCAGCAAGCAGCTGGAGGCGGGCGTGTCGGTGGTGCCCTACCGCGGCGCCAGCTACAAGGGCACCGCCATGCTGAAGTTCCTGCGCAAGCGCGCCAGCAGCACGCTCAACGACATCGACATCGAGGTGCAGCGGCGCGACGTGGTCGGCTACGAATTCAGCTACGGCCACCGCCACTACATCGACCAGCTCGTGCTGGACATCGGCGGCGGGGTGCGCGGCACGCTGCCGCAGTTCTCCGACCAGCCCGGCTACGTCTACGGCGACCCGGAATGGAATGGCCGCAGCACCATCCTGACGGCCAACGCCGGCCTGTACCTGCCCTTCAAGGTGGCGGGGCAGCAATTGGCCTACCAGGCCAACTGGCAGATCCAGCACGCCCGCACGCCGGTCGTGCCCGCCGACTACTTCACCATCGGCAACCGCTACGCGGTGCGCGGCTTCGACGGCCAGATGACCCTGGCTGCCGAAGACGGATGGACCCTGCGCAATGACCTGTCGCTGAACCTGGGCAACCTGGGCCAGCAGCTGTACGCGGGCCTGGACGCCGGCCGCGTGGGCGGTCCGGCGGCGCAATACCTGGCCAGCCGCACCCTGGTGGGCGCGGTGGCGGGCCTGCGCGGCCGCATCGCCGTGCCGGGTGTCGCCAATGCGATCAACGCCAGCTATGACCTGTCGGCCGGCTGGCCCCTGAAAAAGCCCGACAACCTGAAGACGCAAAGCACGGTCTTCGCCGCCACGCTGATGTTCGAGTTCTAG